From Spirosoma aerolatum, one genomic window encodes:
- a CDS encoding DUF1800 domain-containing protein has product MALLDAYTKPLTVGQVAYMLRRATFGPTPDQLRTLTGQTAAQIVTKLLADQPAPTPPLDPTTSKTFTDQPFDQANAGKLEGYVKLWWANLMLNQPVSLLEKMTLFWSNHFVTNDSTVNDYRFMYRYNTLLRQYALGNFKAFAVAVTQDPAMLRFLNGNQNVAGTPNENYARELQELFTIGRNGGYTEADVRAAAKALTGWADTGYRDASTATIGSTFRANRHDTTDKTFSATYQNTVIKGRSGNNAGLDELNDLLDMILKNAETARYICRRIYRWFVNFDITTDVETNVILPLADLFRKSNFELKPVMSTLLQSQHFFDSALQGAMIKSPTDLVIGTFRFWGVQAPDPTQNITGYYQIANYIYSRVKEQQQDLLNPPTVFGWTAYYQTDYYQQWINSTTLGLRGFFGDALTTNALKLNGKAVIDVLTYAKTLSDPTDPAKLVNDMTAQLIAIPLDQSQKDFLIDTVLLNNLPRYEWTAEWNDYIRVPNDAAKKQAVQIKLTTFLQYMFRMAEYQIQ; this is encoded by the coding sequence GTGGCTTTACTGGATGCCTACACAAAACCGCTAACTGTCGGTCAGGTAGCTTATATGCTCCGACGGGCTACCTTCGGCCCTACACCCGACCAACTCAGGACGCTTACAGGACAAACAGCTGCCCAGATTGTTACCAAACTTCTGGCCGATCAGCCTGCGCCTACTCCTCCGCTCGATCCCACAACCAGCAAAACATTTACCGATCAGCCATTCGATCAGGCGAATGCCGGTAAGTTGGAAGGCTACGTAAAGCTCTGGTGGGCCAATCTGATGCTCAATCAACCCGTGTCGCTGCTGGAGAAAATGACCCTGTTCTGGTCCAATCATTTCGTAACCAACGATTCGACTGTGAATGATTACCGATTTATGTATCGGTACAATACCTTGCTTCGGCAGTATGCGCTGGGAAATTTCAAAGCGTTTGCTGTTGCTGTTACGCAGGACCCGGCTATGCTGAGGTTTCTGAACGGGAATCAGAACGTGGCGGGTACACCTAATGAAAACTATGCCCGCGAACTTCAGGAGTTGTTTACCATTGGTCGGAATGGGGGCTATACCGAAGCGGATGTACGTGCGGCTGCCAAAGCCTTAACGGGATGGGCCGATACTGGCTACCGCGATGCATCGACCGCAACGATTGGGAGTACATTTCGGGCAAATCGGCACGACACCACAGACAAAACGTTTTCAGCAACGTACCAAAATACGGTTATCAAGGGGCGCTCGGGGAATAACGCAGGTTTGGACGAGTTGAACGACTTGCTCGATATGATCCTGAAAAATGCCGAAACAGCCCGCTACATCTGTCGTCGGATTTATCGCTGGTTTGTCAATTTCGATATTACTACTGATGTTGAAACGAATGTAATTTTACCCCTTGCCGATCTATTCCGAAAATCGAATTTTGAGTTGAAACCCGTCATGTCGACGCTGTTGCAGAGCCAGCATTTTTTCGATTCGGCCTTACAGGGAGCTATGATTAAATCGCCGACTGATCTGGTTATTGGTACATTTCGGTTCTGGGGAGTACAGGCGCCAGACCCGACGCAAAACATTACCGGCTACTACCAGATTGCCAATTATATCTATAGCCGGGTAAAGGAGCAGCAACAGGATTTGCTGAATCCGCCTACCGTATTTGGCTGGACAGCCTATTACCAGACGGATTACTACCAGCAGTGGATCAACTCAACGACCTTGGGGTTACGCGGCTTTTTTGGGGATGCGCTCACTACTAATGCCCTTAAGCTGAATGGTAAAGCCGTTATTGACGTATTGACCTATGCAAAAACGCTTTCGGACCCCACCGATCCCGCCAAACTGGTAAACGATATGACCGCCCAACTGATCGCTATTCCGTTGGACCAGTCCCAGAAAGACTTTCTGATCGATACAGTTTTGCTCAATAATCTACCACGTTATGAATGGACTGCCGAATGGAATGATTACATCAGGGTGCCAAACGATGCGGCTAAAAAACAGGCCGTCCAGATCAAGTTAACCACCTTTCTGCAATACATGTTCCGAATGGCCGAATACCAGATTCAATGA
- a CDS encoding DUF1501 domain-containing protein translates to MKRRNFLHYAASSLLPVMIDGFGARALARSSSFISSLVNLAAASDRVLVIIQLQGGNDGLNTVIPLDQMGVYSSASFRKNIAIPEDKALKLKNYPGTGLHPSMTGLQQLFNDGKLSIVQGVSYPTPNFSHFRASDIWMTAVDSTQTADSGWAGRYLDKRFPGFPSNYPTTQMPDPPAIQIGYVTATTLLGPSNSMAIVLQDPDTFARLVGDKPNAPATSLTGYVGQQVEFIRQQQASSVSYAGQIKTAAGKGKNLATYPTGNALAEQLKIIARLINGGLQTKVYYVTLGGFDNHAAQVVATDTTTGTHANLLKTLSDAVLAFQNDLAQLKLEDRVVGMTFSEFGRRAISNSSYGTDHGTSAPMFVFGTAIKSPMVGKNPNLSDLDNNNLKMQTDFRQVYAAILTDWFGTDATTETASLFRDFPVATVFRAPAVVTGTEPLSDDTKLYPNPASTQVTLESDWLTQGVKSLQLANMQGRFIGVEASRPTTKSLQLDVSKLPMGDYVLRVETTQGTLTKRVMVVR, encoded by the coding sequence ATGAAGCGTCGAAATTTTCTTCACTATGCGGCTTCGTCGTTGTTGCCGGTTATGATCGATGGCTTCGGAGCCCGTGCGTTGGCCCGTTCGTCGTCGTTTATCAGTTCATTGGTCAATCTGGCGGCTGCGAGTGACCGAGTACTGGTGATTATTCAGTTGCAGGGAGGCAACGATGGCCTGAATACGGTTATCCCGCTCGATCAAATGGGGGTCTACAGCTCGGCCAGTTTTCGGAAGAATATTGCTATACCGGAAGATAAAGCGCTTAAACTGAAAAATTATCCTGGTACGGGTCTGCATCCATCCATGACCGGGCTACAGCAATTGTTTAATGATGGTAAACTGAGCATTGTTCAGGGCGTATCATATCCAACGCCTAATTTCTCCCATTTTAGGGCCAGCGACATCTGGATGACAGCCGTTGATTCGACCCAAACGGCCGATTCGGGTTGGGCCGGGCGCTATCTGGATAAACGTTTTCCGGGATTTCCCAGTAACTACCCCACTACACAGATGCCCGATCCGCCAGCTATTCAGATTGGGTATGTGACAGCTACAACCTTGCTAGGGCCTTCCAATTCGATGGCAATTGTGTTGCAGGACCCCGATACGTTTGCCCGACTGGTAGGGGATAAACCGAATGCCCCCGCAACAAGCCTGACAGGCTATGTAGGTCAGCAAGTTGAGTTCATTCGGCAACAGCAGGCGAGTTCGGTGAGTTATGCCGGACAAATAAAGACGGCAGCTGGCAAGGGGAAAAATCTGGCTACCTATCCGACCGGTAATGCTCTGGCCGAACAGTTGAAGATCATTGCCCGGCTCATTAACGGCGGCCTCCAGACGAAGGTGTATTACGTTACGTTGGGTGGTTTCGATAACCATGCCGCCCAAGTAGTAGCTACTGACACGACTACAGGTACGCATGCGAATTTGCTGAAAACGCTATCGGATGCTGTGCTGGCTTTTCAGAATGACCTGGCTCAATTGAAGCTGGAGGATCGGGTGGTGGGCATGACCTTCTCAGAGTTTGGCCGACGAGCTATTTCGAATAGCAGTTACGGTACTGATCACGGCACATCGGCTCCTATGTTTGTGTTTGGTACAGCCATTAAGTCGCCGATGGTGGGCAAGAATCCAAACCTGAGCGATCTGGATAATAACAACCTGAAAATGCAGACCGATTTCCGGCAAGTGTACGCGGCTATTCTGACCGATTGGTTTGGTACTGACGCTACTACCGAAACAGCTTCGTTGTTTAGAGATTTTCCAGTCGCTACGGTATTCCGTGCGCCAGCTGTCGTTACGGGTACTGAGCCACTAAGTGATGATACGAAATTGTACCCGAATCCTGCTTCTACTCAGGTGACTCTGGAATCGGACTGGCTGACGCAGGGCGTTAAATCGCTTCAATTGGCTAACATGCAGGGACGTTTTATAGGTGTCGAAGCATCACGGCCAACCACGAAATCACTCCAACTTGATGTTAGCAAGCTGCCCATGGGTGATTATGTTCTGCGCGTTGAAACCACTCAGGGAACGCTGACCAAACGGGTAATGGTTGTGCGGTAA
- a CDS encoding four helix bundle protein yields MSERTIYDNENLQELENLVQEAWVDYSGQSKSQFLDDLEKRLKLFMLRCVKVYRTLSKDYDAQHFGHQLIRSSSSAAANFRAVRRGRSQKEYFAKLSVTIEELDESLFWLETLIYIELVPEHRLADLVDEGYQILKILSKSRKSVSD; encoded by the coding sequence ATGAGTGAAAGAACGATATACGACAACGAGAATCTACAAGAGCTGGAAAACCTTGTTCAGGAGGCTTGGGTAGATTACTCAGGCCAATCGAAAAGTCAGTTTCTGGATGATCTTGAAAAACGACTGAAGTTATTTATGCTTCGTTGTGTGAAGGTGTATCGTACCCTTTCGAAAGACTATGATGCCCAACATTTTGGTCATCAGCTTATTCGCTCGTCCTCTTCGGCAGCCGCCAACTTTCGGGCCGTTCGTAGGGGACGAAGCCAGAAGGAGTATTTTGCGAAGCTCAGTGTCACCATCGAAGAGTTAGACGAATCACTCTTTTGGCTCGAAACGCTTATTTATATTGAACTGGTACCTGAGCATCGCCTGGCCGACTTAGTAGATGAAGGCTATCAAATTCTAAAAATTCTCTCTAAATCTCGTAAATCAGTGAGCGACTGA
- a CDS encoding MFS transporter has protein sequence MNQTINPSRLFLASCFALITTAFSFSIRAGILPQLGTELGLSAEQLGFINSMWFFGFPIAMIVGGLVYYSVGPKIIMNVAFLCHTLGILLTIYAGSYSTLLISTLLIGIGNGCTEAACNPMIADMFTGAQMNKMLNRFHMWFPGGIVIGSLLSKFMTDAGLSWQTQVWVIMIPTVVYAFLFFGQAFPTSKEVKATSLSSNFQAMLTPLFLFMFVCMAFTAISEFGPQQWVGLIMSKSGATPMYILALTTGLMAIGRYFGGPIIHRLNQTGVLLGGAVFATIGIYLFSTQTGSMAYVAAIFFAIGVCYFWPTMIGFVAENIPASGALGMSIIGGVGMFSTSIWQPIIGGWIDTAKVEKASTGLSGDALELAAGQATLAKMTMFPIFLVVAFVVLWFWMRNRKPGHVDEKLVAEQPQL, from the coding sequence ATGAATCAAACCATCAATCCATCGCGACTGTTTCTGGCCAGTTGCTTCGCACTGATCACCACCGCCTTTTCGTTCAGTATTCGGGCTGGTATTCTGCCTCAGCTAGGTACCGAACTCGGGCTATCAGCTGAGCAGTTAGGTTTCATCAACTCTATGTGGTTCTTCGGCTTCCCAATCGCTATGATTGTTGGTGGGCTGGTTTACTACTCGGTAGGGCCCAAGATCATCATGAATGTGGCTTTTTTGTGCCATACCCTGGGGATTTTGCTCACGATCTACGCGGGAAGTTATTCGACGTTGCTGATTTCGACGTTGCTGATCGGTATTGGGAATGGCTGTACGGAAGCGGCTTGTAATCCGATGATTGCCGATATGTTTACGGGCGCTCAGATGAACAAGATGCTGAATCGCTTCCACATGTGGTTTCCTGGTGGTATCGTGATTGGTAGCTTGCTCTCTAAATTTATGACGGATGCCGGCCTGTCGTGGCAAACACAGGTTTGGGTCATTATGATTCCTACTGTGGTGTATGCGTTCCTGTTCTTCGGTCAGGCGTTCCCAACGTCGAAAGAAGTAAAGGCCACTTCGCTGAGCAGTAATTTTCAGGCAATGCTTACCCCGCTTTTCCTGTTTATGTTCGTTTGTATGGCCTTCACTGCCATTTCGGAATTCGGTCCACAACAGTGGGTTGGTCTGATTATGAGTAAGAGTGGCGCTACGCCGATGTATATTCTGGCTCTTACCACAGGCCTGATGGCAATTGGCCGTTATTTTGGTGGCCCGATCATTCATCGGCTCAATCAAACGGGCGTATTGCTGGGTGGGGCCGTTTTTGCAACCATTGGTATTTATTTATTCAGTACGCAAACAGGTTCTATGGCCTATGTAGCTGCTATTTTCTTTGCTATCGGTGTCTGTTATTTCTGGCCAACTATGATTGGGTTCGTTGCCGAAAATATTCCCGCTAGTGGTGCTCTGGGTATGTCGATTATTGGTGGTGTAGGTATGTTCTCTACCTCCATCTGGCAACCCATTATTGGCGGCTGGATTGATACGGCCAAGGTCGAAAAGGCATCAACAGGATTATCTGGTGATGCGCTGGAACTGGCTGCAGGCCAGGCGACACTAGCCAAAATGACTATGTTCCCGATCTTTCTGGTTGTTGCATTTGTTGTATTGTGGTTCTGGATGCGTAATCGCAAGCCCGGCCATGTCGATGAAAAGCTTGTAGCCGAACAGCCACAGCTATAG
- a CDS encoding Gfo/Idh/MocA family protein: MQKINVGVVGTGFIGPAHIEALRRLPNTNVLALCEVTPELARQKADQLGIERSCTFDELLAMDDIKVVHICTPNFLHYSQSKAALLAGKHVVCEKPLAKDLHEAEELVALAKETGLVNAVHFNLRYYPLVRQMKVMREQNDLGDVYSVIGSYLQDWLFYDTDYNWRLEPDKSGDSRAIADIGSHLMDSLEYITGLKTVAVMADFNTVHKVRKKPLKPVETYSGKMLKPEDYADVPINTEDHANVLLRFDNGNKGSITVSQVAAGRKNQMKLEIAGSKKTYAWNSEAPNEMWIGNRDGANEAFMRDPSLAHPEARSVISFPGGHNEGFPDTSKQLFKEVYEAIAAGKQPENPTFPTFADGYRELLICEKILESNRKQAWVEI, encoded by the coding sequence ATGCAAAAAATCAATGTTGGTGTCGTTGGCACCGGATTCATCGGCCCCGCGCATATCGAAGCGCTACGTCGCCTACCCAATACGAATGTCCTTGCCCTTTGCGAAGTAACACCCGAACTGGCTCGTCAGAAAGCCGATCAGCTGGGCATCGAACGTTCCTGTACGTTTGACGAACTGCTAGCGATGGACGATATTAAAGTTGTTCACATTTGCACCCCTAACTTCCTGCACTACTCGCAGTCGAAAGCCGCTCTGCTGGCAGGCAAGCACGTAGTCTGTGAAAAGCCACTGGCAAAAGACCTGCATGAAGCCGAAGAGTTGGTGGCACTGGCGAAAGAGACCGGCCTGGTCAATGCCGTTCACTTCAACCTGCGCTATTACCCACTGGTTCGGCAGATGAAAGTGATGCGCGAGCAAAACGACCTGGGCGACGTGTATTCGGTAATCGGCTCGTACCTACAGGACTGGCTCTTCTACGATACCGACTACAACTGGCGGCTCGAACCCGACAAATCGGGCGATTCGCGGGCTATTGCCGACATTGGTTCACACCTGATGGACAGTCTGGAATACATTACAGGGCTGAAAACAGTAGCGGTTATGGCTGATTTCAACACCGTCCATAAAGTGCGTAAGAAGCCCCTGAAACCTGTGGAGACCTACTCGGGTAAAATGCTGAAGCCTGAAGATTATGCCGACGTCCCCATCAATACCGAAGACCATGCCAACGTGCTGCTGCGGTTCGACAACGGCAACAAGGGTAGCATCACGGTATCGCAGGTAGCGGCTGGCCGTAAGAATCAGATGAAACTCGAAATCGCCGGTTCGAAGAAAACCTACGCCTGGAATTCCGAAGCACCTAACGAAATGTGGATCGGTAACCGCGACGGTGCCAACGAAGCCTTCATGCGCGATCCATCGCTGGCGCACCCCGAAGCCCGTTCGGTAATCTCGTTCCCCGGCGGCCACAACGAAGGTTTCCCCGACACGTCGAAACAGTTGTTTAAAGAGGTCTACGAAGCGATTGCGGCAGGCAAACAGCCCGAAAACCCAACCTTCCCCACCTTCGCCGACGGCTACCGCGAATTACTCATTTGCGAGAAAATCCTGGAATCCAACCGCAAGCAGGCGTGGGTGGAAATTTAA